A stretch of Aedes aegypti strain LVP_AGWG chromosome 2, AaegL5.0 Primary Assembly, whole genome shotgun sequence DNA encodes these proteins:
- the LOC5578773 gene encoding zinc finger protein OZF encodes MALSEDIEYKICIICTEPCEEHHRTEENAVDVLYLEDTLKSVFGKLQVPYDECLAINLCYVCTTELSITSRFIKKIEEAQLKIRDLLGTDLSQNGPSRSSSLENISIKHEHENKSSEQNLAESEGIEEEDHLEIPAHDSFAESASEEDKFVHKNIRSRLRSDTHPKRCCGCKTALTSNEQVQIHSKKRHIRDRITEPHLIKHQPFECSVCFERFQDKKDLLRHQRTMYADELFPCRRCPAEFANAYNLRLHEKSFHRRTNTNAQIDEMRLRTHKCCICRDQFDSLDHVKEHVVQHHPLQGENIETENEFECEICSRCFKTQKVLVEHQRRPFRKHRFQCSHCGKTFNERQAFSDHEQSHASVRPYECPICQKRFSLKTNFRTHVRYHTVPDDQFKCEFCGRGFKKKHLLQEHQVIHQESEVRPFKCHLCSIAFTRNDLLEFHVKEHLGEKPFKCKLCSASYIHGRDLRRHNRTKHEGQMPFVCEVCHKEFARKDAFGKHMKIHKSKQSNLEK; translated from the exons atggCTTTATCGGAGGATATTGAGTATAAAATATGCATCATATGCACCGAACCATGTGAGGAACATCATCGAACAGAAGAGAACGCAGTTGATGTACTTTATTTAGAAGATACATTGAAATCAGTGTTCGGTAAACTACAG GTACCATACGACGAGTGTTTAGCCATAAacctgtgctatgtttgcacaACAGAGCTATCAATCACATCCCGGTTCATTAAGAAAATTGAGGAGGCTCAGCTTAAAATTAGAGATCTTCTTGGCACAGACTTATCACA GAATGGTCCTAGTAGATCTTCAAGCTTAGAAAACATAAGCATCAAACATGAACATGAGAATAAATCGTCCGAacaaaatcttgcagaatctgaAGGAATAGAGGAAGAAGATCATTTGGAGATTCCAGCCCATGACTCCTTTGCGGAATCTGCTTCAGAAGAAGACAAGTTCGTACATAAAAATATCAGATCAAGACTAAGATCTGACACACATCCAAAGCGTTGTTGTGGTTGCAAAACGGCTCTGACATCAAATGAGCAAGTGCAAATTCATTCAAAGAAGCGTCATATTCGAGATCGGATCACCGAACCTCACCTCATCAAACACCAACCATTTGAATGTTCGGTATGCTTTGAACGGTTTCAAGACAAGAAGGACCTGCTTCGTCATCAACGAACGATGTATGCCGATGAACTGTTTCCGTGCAGACGTTGCCCCGCTGAATTTGCCAATGCCTACAATCTTCGCCTGCACGAGAAAAGTTTTCATAGGAGGACAAATACAAATGCACAAATTGATGAAATGCGCCTCAGGACCCACAAATGCTGCATTTGTCGAGATCAATTTGACTCCCTGGACCATGTCAAAGAACATGTTGTACAACACCATCCACTACAAGGTGAGAATATCGAAACTGAAAATGAATTCGAGTGTGAAATATGCTCTCGATGCTTTAAAACTCAAAAAGTACTGGTAGAACATCAACGGCGACCTTTCCGGAAACATCGTTTCCAGTGCTCCCACTGTGGCAAAACGTTCAACGAAAGGCAAGCATTTTCCGATCACGAGCAGAGTCACGCATCCGTACGTCCTTACGAGTGTCCCATTTGCCAGAAAAGATTTTCGCTTAAAACAAACTTCCGGACTCACGTTCGGTACCACACGGTGCCCGATGATCAGTTCAAATGTGAGTTTTGCGGCAGAGGTTTCAAGAAGAAACATCTTCTCCAGGAGCACCAAGTGATACACCAGGAAAGTGAAGTACGTCCCTTCAAATGCCATCTTTGTTCGATTGCTTTCACTCGAAACGATCTGTTGGAATTCCACGTGAAGGAACACTTGGGTGAAAAGCCTTTCAAATGTAAGCTGTGTAGTGCATCGTACATTCATGGACGGGACTTGCGGAGGCACAATCGGACCAAACACGAAGGACAGATGCCGTTCGTGTGTGAAGTTTGTCACAAGGAGTTTGCCAGAAAAGATGCTTTTGGTAAACATATGAAAATTCATAAAAGTAAGCAGTCAAACTTAGAGAAATAA